One window of the Rhizobiaceae bacterium genome contains the following:
- a CDS encoding flagellar hook-associated family protein, whose product MKTSFVSTSSVSQALRYQLMRMQSQLVGANKEMQNGVVADRGLALGARTTQSISLNRDMERVNGIIDQNGLVASRLTATQNALKQIEEKAQTLLSTLTAGINGEATQAVTLVDAKGTLSSLTSIANTTLNGEHIFAGINTDVKPLDDYTAAGSPAKAAFDASFQSFFGFTQSDPAAANITAAQMTSFIDTVVVPDFMGAGWDANWSQASDQTITSRIALNETLNTSVNAKDDSFRKLAMAATAVYEMLSSPTMSTAAKTAVTERAHSMVGEAIADLATLQSEIGVIQQRVSKATERLQTQSDLLERTIGKMEAVDPYEAQTKVSMLMEQIELSYALTARLQKLSLSKFL is encoded by the coding sequence ATGAAGACCTCCTTCGTCTCCACCTCCTCCGTCTCGCAGGCGCTGCGCTATCAGCTCATGCGCATGCAATCCCAGCTTGTCGGCGCCAACAAGGAGATGCAGAACGGCGTCGTGGCCGATCGCGGCCTGGCGCTCGGCGCGCGCACGACCCAGTCGATCTCGCTCAACCGCGACATGGAACGCGTCAACGGCATCATCGACCAGAACGGCCTCGTCGCCTCTCGCCTGACCGCGACGCAGAACGCATTGAAGCAGATCGAGGAAAAGGCGCAGACCCTGCTTTCGACGTTGACCGCAGGCATCAACGGAGAGGCGACGCAGGCCGTCACGCTGGTGGACGCGAAAGGCACATTGTCGTCCCTCACCTCCATCGCGAACACGACGCTGAACGGCGAGCACATCTTCGCCGGCATCAATACCGACGTGAAGCCGCTCGACGACTACACCGCCGCCGGTTCGCCGGCGAAAGCCGCGTTCGACGCGAGTTTCCAGTCGTTCTTCGGTTTCACGCAATCCGATCCGGCGGCCGCCAACATCACGGCGGCACAGATGACCAGCTTCATCGACACGGTGGTCGTGCCCGACTTCATGGGTGCCGGCTGGGACGCCAACTGGTCGCAGGCGAGCGACCAGACGATCACCAGCCGCATCGCGCTGAACGAGACCCTGAACACTTCGGTCAACGCCAAGGATGACAGCTTCCGCAAGCTCGCTATGGCCGCGACCGCCGTCTATGAGATGCTTTCGTCTCCCACCATGAGCACCGCCGCCAAGACGGCGGTGACGGAGCGCGCGCATTCCATGGTCGGCGAGGCCATCGCCGATCTCGCCACGCTGCAGTCCGAGATCGGCGTCATCCAGCAGCGCGTCAGCAAGGCGACCGAAAGGCTGCAGACGCAGTCGGACCTCCTGGAGAGGACGATCGGCAAGATGGAGGCCGTGGACCCCTACGAGGCGCAGACGAAGGTCAGCATGCTGATGGAGCAGATCGAGTTGTCCTACGCACTCACCGCGCGGCTGCAGAAACTCAGCCTGTCGAAATTCCTCTAG
- the flaF gene encoding flagellar biosynthesis regulator FlaF, with protein sequence MYQFSYADVQTDSIADARDRERQLLSRSIDLLAEARTAGVDSMQAIEALYFTNRVWTSLIEDLGSPDNALPKELRANLISIGLWLMREAEDIRQGRSNNFDGLIEVSQIIRDGIQ encoded by the coding sequence ATGTATCAGTTTTCATATGCCGACGTTCAAACGGACTCGATAGCCGACGCGCGCGATCGCGAGCGCCAGTTGCTGTCACGTTCCATCGATCTGCTCGCCGAGGCGCGCACCGCCGGCGTCGATTCGATGCAGGCGATCGAGGCGCTTTATTTCACCAACCGCGTCTGGACGTCGCTGATCGAGGATCTCGGCAGCCCGGATAACGCGCTGCCCAAGGAATTGCGGGCTAACCTGATCTCGATCGGCCTGTGGCTTATGCGCGAGGCGGAGGACATCCGCCAGGGGCGCTCGAACAATTTCGACGGCCTCATCGAGGTATCCCAGATCATCCGCGACGGTATTCAATGA
- the flgD gene encoding flagellar hook assembly protein FlgD, whose amino-acid sequence MAISFETSLPTGYTPATTGAKNSVDYQSFLKLLIAQMKNQDPTAPMESTEYVAQIAAFSQVEQSVQINQKLDQMLQGSSLSQATSLIGKTVTSADGNTTGVVKEVKLGSSGLIAVTDGGKEIPITSGAKVS is encoded by the coding sequence ATGGCGATTTCCTTCGAAACAAGTCTGCCTACCGGCTACACGCCCGCGACCACGGGCGCGAAGAACTCGGTCGACTATCAGAGCTTCCTGAAGCTACTCATCGCGCAGATGAAGAATCAGGACCCCACCGCGCCGATGGAATCGACGGAGTACGTCGCGCAGATCGCGGCCTTCTCGCAGGTCGAGCAATCCGTCCAGATCAACCAGAAGCTCGACCAGATGCTGCAGGGCTCGTCGCTCTCGCAGGCGACGTCGCTGATCGGCAAGACGGTGACCTCGGCGGACGGAAACACGACCGGCGTCGTCAAGGAAGTGAAGCTGGGTTCCAGCGGCCTCATCGCCGTCACCGACGGCGGCAAGGAAATCCCGATTACCTCCGGCGCCAAGGTAAGCTAA
- the fliQ gene encoding flagellar biosynthetic protein FliQ, whose amino-acid sequence MNEADALDIVQYAIWTVLVAAGPSVAVAMIVGIAIALVQALTQIQEITLTFVPKIVAILLVVAFTGSFIGGQLGAFSNVIFQRIENGF is encoded by the coding sequence ATGAACGAGGCCGACGCGCTCGATATCGTCCAGTACGCGATCTGGACCGTGCTGGTCGCGGCCGGCCCGTCGGTCGCGGTCGCCATGATCGTGGGCATCGCCATCGCGCTGGTTCAGGCGCTGACGCAGATCCAGGAAATCACGCTTACCTTCGTGCCGAAGATCGTGGCGATCCTGCTCGTCGTCGCCTTCACCGGCTCCTTTATCGGCGGCCAGCTCGGCGCCTTCTCCAACGTCATCTTCCAGCGCATAGAAAACGGTTTCTGA
- the flhA gene encoding flagellar biosynthesis protein FlhA, with the protein MAITETLAAKPVSPKNARDIFFALGIVVILAVLFLPIPAFLIDIGLAFSIALSVLILMVALWIQRPLDFSAFPTVLLIATMLRLSLNIATTRMILSHGNEGTHAAGYVISGFSKLVMSGDFVIGLIVFIILVIVNFIVITKGATRIAEVGARFTLDAIPGKQMSIDADLSAGMIDEKTAQLRRRELEEESSFFGSMDGASKFVRGDAIAGLIITAINIIGGIVIGYFRHDMDLSHAADVFVKLSVGDGLVTQIPALIVSLAAGLLVSKGGTRGSADQAVFGQLGAYPRALYVAAMLLLVLGAMPGLPILPFLMLAGAMAAIGYIVPLQKRRQEAEIEAAAKQQELSKQEEERDSVKESLKTAEIELLIGKQLSTKLLTSHQELAFRMAKMRKKFAQQYGFVVPEVRVTDDYTIPAKSYQIKIHGTVVAEHQLRVGEIMVLLGNRDLPDIPGEEVREPAFGMRAYSVPEMFAEDLKREQLAFADNMSVLLTHLSEVIRNNLPQLLSYKDMKALIDRQDPEYRKLADEICTSHISYPGLQAVLKLLLSERISIRNLHLIIEAIAEIAPHVRRTEQIVEHVRVRMAQQICGDLSENGVLKVLRLGNRWDLAFHQSLKRDAKGEIREFDIDPRQLEEFGQEATKAIRKHLDAGERFVIVTAPDARPYVRMIIERLFSTMPILSHVEIAKGVELRVLGTIS; encoded by the coding sequence ATGGCAATCACCGAAACCCTCGCGGCAAAGCCGGTCTCGCCGAAGAACGCGCGAGACATCTTCTTCGCGCTCGGCATCGTCGTCATCCTGGCGGTGCTGTTCCTGCCGATCCCGGCCTTTCTGATCGACATCGGCCTCGCCTTCTCCATCGCGCTTTCCGTGCTGATCCTGATGGTGGCGCTGTGGATTCAGCGGCCGCTCGACTTCTCGGCCTTCCCGACCGTGCTGCTGATCGCCACGATGCTGCGCCTCTCGCTCAACATCGCGACCACGCGCATGATTCTCTCGCACGGCAATGAAGGCACGCATGCCGCGGGCTACGTCATCAGCGGCTTTTCCAAGCTGGTGATGAGCGGCGATTTCGTCATCGGCCTGATCGTCTTCATCATTCTCGTCATCGTCAACTTCATCGTCATCACCAAGGGCGCGACGCGCATCGCCGAGGTCGGCGCGCGCTTCACCCTCGACGCCATTCCCGGCAAGCAGATGTCGATCGACGCCGACCTCTCCGCGGGCATGATCGACGAGAAGACCGCGCAGTTGCGCCGCCGCGAGCTCGAGGAGGAAAGCTCCTTCTTCGGCTCCATGGACGGCGCCTCGAAATTCGTGCGCGGCGACGCCATAGCCGGCCTCATCATCACCGCCATCAACATCATCGGCGGCATCGTCATCGGCTATTTCCGCCACGACATGGACCTCAGCCACGCTGCCGACGTCTTCGTGAAACTCTCCGTCGGCGACGGTCTGGTGACGCAGATTCCAGCCCTCATCGTCTCCCTCGCCGCCGGCCTGCTGGTTTCGAAGGGCGGCACGCGCGGCTCGGCCGACCAGGCGGTGTTCGGGCAGCTCGGCGCGTATCCCCGCGCGCTCTACGTCGCCGCCATGCTGCTTCTCGTCCTCGGCGCGATGCCGGGGCTGCCGATACTCCCCTTCCTCATGCTCGCCGGCGCGATGGCGGCCATCGGCTATATCGTGCCCTTGCAGAAGCGCCGCCAGGAGGCCGAAATCGAGGCCGCAGCCAAGCAGCAGGAACTGTCGAAGCAGGAGGAGGAGCGCGATTCGGTCAAGGAGTCGCTGAAGACCGCCGAGATCGAGCTTCTGATCGGCAAGCAGCTTTCCACCAAGCTGCTCACCTCGCATCAGGAGCTTGCCTTCCGCATGGCCAAGATGCGCAAGAAGTTCGCGCAGCAATATGGCTTCGTGGTGCCGGAAGTCCGCGTCACCGACGACTACACGATTCCGGCGAAAAGCTATCAGATCAAGATCCACGGCACCGTCGTGGCCGAGCATCAGCTGCGCGTCGGCGAGATCATGGTGCTGCTCGGCAATCGCGACCTGCCGGACATTCCCGGCGAGGAGGTTCGCGAACCGGCTTTCGGCATGCGCGCCTACTCGGTGCCGGAAATGTTCGCCGAGGACCTCAAGCGCGAGCAGCTTGCCTTCGCCGACAATATGTCGGTGCTGCTCACCCATCTTTCGGAAGTGATCCGCAACAACCTGCCGCAGCTCCTGTCCTACAAGGACATGAAGGCGCTCATCGACAGGCAGGACCCGGAATACCGCAAGCTGGCGGACGAGATCTGCACGTCGCACATCTCCTATCCCGGCCTGCAGGCGGTGCTGAAGCTGCTCCTGTCCGAGCGCATCTCCATCCGCAACCTGCATCTGATCATCGAGGCCATCGCCGAGATCGCGCCGCATGTCCGCCGCACCGAGCAGATCGTCGAGCATGTGCGCGTGCGCATGGCGCAGCAGATCTGCGGCGATCTCTCGGAGAACGGCGTCCTCAAGGTGCTCCGCCTCGGCAACCGCTGGGATCTCGCCTTCCACCAGAGCCTGAAGCGCGACGCCAAGGGCGAGATCCGCGAGTTCGACATCGATCCGCGCCAGCTCGAGGAATTCGGCCAGGAGGCGACCAAGGCGATCCGCAAGCATCTCGATGCCGGCGAGCGCTTCGTCATCGTCACCGCGCCGGATGCCCGCCCCTATGTGCGCATGATCATCGAGCGCCTGTTCTCGACGATGCCGATCCTCAGCCATGTCGAGATCGCCAAAGGTGTGGAGTTGCGCGTGCTCGGCACCATCTCGTGA
- the fliR gene encoding flagellar type III secretion system protein FliR has product MNELAQTVVIAAFLAFCRIGGCFMIMPGLSSIRLPLQIRLFVALAASGALLVALWDQIAPFVDRRPAILMPMIASELLIGGLLGLMARFYMLALQFMGSAIAMLIGYGGMNGPGIEDGEPEPALGALISFSALLLLFAFNFHHEIVRALVDSYNVAPVNLAFRPQAALVDLTDTISESFFIMLRIGSPFVAYAILVNLTIGFINKLTPQIPVYFISLPFVIAGGLFILYFSIGTMLSLVVDGFVPTTIGR; this is encoded by the coding sequence GTGAACGAGCTTGCGCAGACCGTCGTGATCGCCGCCTTTCTGGCCTTCTGCCGGATCGGCGGCTGCTTCATGATCATGCCGGGCCTGTCGAGCATCCGCCTGCCGCTGCAGATCCGGCTGTTCGTCGCGCTCGCGGCGAGCGGCGCGCTTCTGGTTGCGCTTTGGGACCAGATCGCGCCTTTCGTCGACCGCCGGCCGGCGATCCTGATGCCGATGATCGCGTCGGAACTGCTGATCGGCGGACTGCTCGGCCTGATGGCGCGGTTCTACATGCTGGCGCTCCAGTTCATGGGCTCGGCGATCGCTATGCTGATCGGCTATGGCGGCATGAACGGTCCTGGCATCGAGGACGGCGAACCGGAACCGGCGCTCGGCGCCCTCATCTCCTTCTCGGCGCTGCTCCTGCTCTTCGCCTTCAACTTCCATCATGAAATCGTCCGGGCGCTGGTCGATTCCTATAATGTCGCGCCGGTCAATCTCGCCTTCCGTCCGCAGGCGGCGCTGGTCGACCTGACCGACACGATCTCGGAATCCTTCTTCATCATGCTGCGCATCGGCAGCCCGTTCGTTGCCTACGCGATCCTCGTGAACCTCACCATCGGCTTCATCAACAAGCTGACCCCGCAGATTCCCGTCTACTTCATCTCCCTGCCCTTCGTGATCGCAGGCGGCCTGTTCATCCTCTACTTCTCCATCGGCACGATGCTCAGCCTCGTCGTCGACGGCTTCGTGCCCACCACGATCGGACGGTGA
- a CDS encoding flagellar biosynthesis protein FlgJ — protein sequence MAISPPSDIVLDVARAAEPDAVAKARAALMNRLPAGIAAVFDAGVDAAQTVSATSTTPGSILSREASSTSMSDASKKFEAMVLQTFISAMMPKNADGTYGQGMAGEMWKLMMAEKLADVVAEGGGIGIADRLNKDFEKRGDQTVPVSGVTSDATLAEGGKPAMIATAFVDVIQRQLVKEIRGDATSNDTGLFEN from the coding sequence TTGGCCATCTCTCCGCCCAGCGACATAGTGCTCGACGTCGCACGCGCCGCAGAGCCCGATGCGGTCGCCAAGGCGCGCGCCGCACTGATGAACCGCCTGCCGGCTGGAATTGCCGCCGTGTTCGATGCCGGCGTCGATGCCGCGCAGACGGTCTCAGCAACCTCCACCACCCCCGGCAGCATTCTGAGCCGCGAGGCGTCTTCAACCTCCATGTCCGACGCGTCGAAGAAATTCGAGGCGATGGTGCTGCAAACCTTCATCTCCGCGATGATGCCGAAAAACGCGGACGGCACCTACGGGCAGGGCATGGCCGGCGAGATGTGGAAGTTGATGATGGCGGAAAAGCTGGCCGACGTCGTCGCCGAAGGCGGCGGCATCGGCATCGCCGACCGGCTGAACAAGGATTTCGAGAAGCGGGGCGACCAGACCGTGCCGGTCTCCGGCGTCACGTCCGACGCGACACTCGCCGAAGGCGGCAAGCCGGCCATGATCGCGACGGCCTTCGTCGACGTGATCCAGCGGCAGCTTGTCAAAGAAATCCGTGGCGACGCCACCTCCAACGATACCGGACTCTTTGAGAACTGA
- a CDS encoding SCP2 sterol-binding domain-containing protein yields the protein MSIQDIVEKIRGRVESSGFDRSVKFDTGADGVIVIDGTTISTTDAPADCTITLSLDDLESMLAGELSPTAAFMQGKLKVEGDMSIAMALSQVI from the coding sequence ATGAGCATACAGGATATCGTGGAGAAGATCCGTGGCCGCGTCGAAAGTTCCGGCTTCGATCGGTCGGTGAAGTTCGACACGGGAGCCGATGGCGTCATCGTCATCGACGGCACCACTATTTCCACCACGGACGCGCCGGCCGACTGCACAATCACCCTGTCCCTCGACGATCTGGAATCGATGCTGGCGGGTGAACTGAGCCCGACGGCCGCCTTTATGCAGGGCAAGCTGAAGGTCGAGGGAGACATGTCCATCGCCATGGCGCTCAGCCAGGTGATCTGA
- a CDS encoding N-acetyltransferase gives MNAATELQPLAFSLVAESDGDIATRENLLDRAMGPGRTRKSSEKLRRGRKPSEGLALVARGSDGSLVGTVRLWDVAAGDRAALLLGPLAVDPSLKGAGIGGALMRLAIEEARRLGHKAILLVGDAPYYARFGFTAEKTGALAMPGPYERHRFLALELEEGALDGAQGVLRATGRKVTRHEVAAAA, from the coding sequence GTGAATGCTGCCACCGAACTCCAGCCGCTCGCCTTTTCCCTTGTCGCCGAAAGCGACGGCGATATCGCCACGCGTGAAAACCTGCTCGACCGGGCCATGGGACCGGGTCGCACGCGCAAGTCGTCGGAAAAGCTCCGGCGCGGCCGCAAGCCGTCCGAAGGGCTGGCGCTGGTGGCGCGCGGCAGCGATGGTTCGCTGGTGGGCACCGTTCGCCTGTGGGACGTCGCTGCCGGCGATCGCGCCGCGCTGCTGCTCGGCCCGCTTGCCGTCGACCCGTCGCTGAAGGGCGCGGGCATCGGCGGTGCGCTGATGCGCCTTGCGATAGAGGAAGCGCGGCGTCTCGGCCACAAGGCGATCCTGCTCGTGGGCGACGCGCCCTATTATGCGCGTTTCGGCTTCACGGCGGAGAAGACCGGCGCTCTCGCCATGCCCGGCCCTTATGAGCGGCATCGCTTTCTGGCGCTGGAGCTTGAAGAAGGCGCGCTCGACGGTGCGCAAGGCGTGCTGCGCGCGACCGGGCGCAAGGTGACGAGGCACGAGGTCGCGGCCGCAGCATGA
- the odc2 gene encoding ornithine/lysine decarboxylase: MAATQRIIDFLATRRPSGPCLVVDLDVVRDNYRAFEKALPDSRIYYAVKANPAPEILRLLASMGSSFDTASVAEVEMAMDAGAPAERISFGNTIKKERDIARAFELGIRLFAVDCVEEVEKVARAAPGSRVFCRVLTDGEGAEWPLSRKFGCVPAMAVDVLRHANALGLDAYGVSFHVGSQQCDLTAWDRALGDARRVFETLADEGIVLRMVNMGGGFPTRYLKDVPAARAYGQAIFEALSKHFGNRIPETIIEPGRGMVGNAGVIKSEVVLISKKADNDNVRWVYLDIGKFGGLAETMDEAIRYPIVTPRDGDTVAPCVLAGPTCDSADVLYEKTPYPLPLSLTIGDEVLIEGTGAYTTTYSAVAFNGFEPLRSYVI, encoded by the coding sequence ATGGCCGCCACCCAGCGCATCATCGATTTCCTCGCCACCCGACGTCCGAGCGGCCCTTGCCTCGTGGTCGACCTAGACGTGGTGCGCGACAACTATCGCGCCTTCGAGAAGGCGCTGCCCGATTCAAGAATCTACTACGCGGTGAAGGCAAATCCCGCGCCGGAAATCCTGCGCCTGCTTGCCTCGATGGGCTCGTCCTTCGACACCGCGAGCGTTGCCGAAGTCGAGATGGCGATGGACGCGGGCGCGCCCGCGGAGCGTATCTCCTTCGGCAACACCATCAAGAAGGAGCGCGACATCGCGCGCGCCTTCGAGCTCGGCATCCGCCTGTTTGCGGTGGATTGCGTCGAGGAGGTGGAGAAGGTGGCGCGCGCCGCGCCGGGCAGCCGCGTCTTCTGCCGCGTGCTGACCGACGGCGAGGGCGCCGAATGGCCGCTGTCGCGCAAGTTCGGCTGCGTGCCGGCGATGGCGGTCGACGTGCTGCGCCATGCGAATGCGCTGGGCCTCGACGCCTATGGCGTGTCCTTCCACGTCGGTTCGCAGCAGTGCGACCTGACGGCGTGGGACCGCGCGCTGGGCGACGCCAGGCGCGTCTTCGAGACGCTGGCCGACGAGGGGATCGTGCTCAGGATGGTCAATATGGGCGGCGGCTTCCCGACGCGCTACCTGAAGGACGTGCCGGCGGCGCGGGCCTACGGCCAGGCGATCTTCGAGGCGCTGTCGAAGCATTTCGGCAACCGCATCCCGGAGACGATCATCGAGCCGGGCCGCGGCATGGTCGGCAATGCGGGCGTCATCAAGTCGGAAGTCGTGCTGATCTCGAAGAAGGCCGACAACGACAATGTCCGCTGGGTCTATCTGGACATCGGCAAGTTCGGCGGCCTCGCTGAGACGATGGACGAGGCGATCCGCTACCCGATCGTGACGCCGCGCGACGGCGATACGGTGGCGCCCTGCGTGCTCGCCGGCCCGACCTGCGATTCGGCCGACGTGCTCTACGAGAAGACGCCGTATCCGCTGCCATTGTCGCTGACCATAGGCGACGAGGTGCTGATCGAAGGCACCGGCGCCTACACGACCACCTACTCGGCGGTCGCCTTCAACGGCTTCGAGCCGCTGCGTTCCTACGTGATTTGA
- a CDS encoding amidase, which yields MNITKDRFNAFLDLPEASVFHAQSGPLTGLTLAVKDIFDVAGYPTGCGNPQKQAEAAPAAATAPAVQKLLDAGARFVGKTQTEELAFSMLGQNVHFPRPVNPAAPGRVTGGSSSGSAAAVAGGLADIATGSDTGGSIRAPASFCGLVGLRTTHGAISLEGTMPLASSFDTFGWFARDIEIYEKVGEVLLRGGGTLDRPLRIEALDTLLMGPEEVAEYARLASVVADVLGRARETAAPPQSIDALYWATRKLQALEAWDAHGAWIEQPGRKLGEAVFQRFLFGKSVNDEDVKRESEIRAAFTAWLRDLLADDGILVMPTVPCPAPGSDAGPQVFSDFREQAIRLLCWSGLSGFPQITLPLGTVADAPFGISLLGPAGSDLALIATGKAIMQNAGNT from the coding sequence ATGAACATCACCAAAGATCGCTTCAACGCGTTTCTCGATCTCCCGGAAGCATCTGTTTTCCATGCGCAATCCGGCCCGCTGACAGGGTTGACGCTGGCGGTCAAGGACATCTTCGATGTGGCCGGCTATCCGACCGGTTGCGGCAATCCGCAAAAGCAGGCCGAAGCAGCTCCAGCCGCAGCCACGGCGCCCGCCGTGCAGAAGCTTCTCGACGCCGGCGCGCGATTCGTCGGCAAGACCCAGACGGAGGAACTGGCCTTCTCCATGCTCGGCCAGAACGTGCACTTCCCGCGTCCGGTCAATCCCGCCGCCCCGGGCCGCGTCACGGGCGGCTCGTCCTCCGGCTCGGCCGCGGCGGTAGCCGGCGGATTGGCCGACATCGCCACCGGTTCCGATACCGGCGGCTCCATACGCGCGCCGGCAAGCTTCTGCGGGCTGGTCGGCCTACGCACCACGCACGGCGCCATCTCGCTCGAAGGTACGATGCCGCTGGCGTCCTCCTTCGACACGTTCGGCTGGTTCGCGCGGGATATCGAGATCTACGAGAAAGTAGGCGAAGTGTTGTTGCGCGGTGGGGGTACACTGGACCGCCCGCTTCGCATCGAAGCGCTCGACACCCTCCTCATGGGTCCGGAAGAAGTCGCCGAGTACGCGCGCCTCGCATCGGTCGTCGCGGATGTGCTCGGTCGCGCAAGGGAAACCGCTGCGCCGCCGCAATCGATCGACGCGCTCTACTGGGCCACCCGAAAACTGCAGGCGCTCGAGGCATGGGACGCGCACGGGGCCTGGATCGAGCAGCCGGGCAGAAAGCTGGGTGAGGCAGTGTTCCAGCGCTTCCTCTTCGGCAAGTCGGTCAACGACGAGGACGTGAAGCGCGAATCGGAAATCAGGGCAGCCTTCACCGCGTGGCTTCGCGACCTTCTTGCGGATGACGGCATCCTTGTCATGCCGACGGTGCCCTGCCCGGCACCGGGAAGCGATGCGGGACCGCAGGTATTTTCCGATTTCCGGGAGCAGGCCATTCGTCTCCTGTGCTGGTCAGGCCTTTCCGGCTTCCCGCAGATCACGCTACCGCTCGGCACGGTGGCCGATGCGCCCTTCGGCATCTCGCTGCTCGGCCCTGCCGGCAGCGATCTCGCACTCATCGCGACGGGCAAGGCGATCATGCAGAACGCCGGGAACACCTGA
- a CDS encoding LysR family transcriptional regulator, protein MDTLTRMRAFIDVVEAEGFSAAGRKVGRSKALLSKYVRELEDELGVLLLNRTTRQFSLTEAGHTYYKRASELVQEIDGLQEIVRDTSGDVRGRIKLSAARTFADAPIGQSLIDFAKAHPDIVLEIHLDDRFVDLVEEGFDLAIRITRLENSSLIARRLAPFSIRIVATPELLERHGVPTKPQDLANLPCIIDTNGRWLSNWQFRRMNGDIYSVSVTGPLEVNSPMATRAAALASLGFCILPDFIAEADLKAGRLVSVLEDSLPTNGGIFAIYPHRRYLPAKVRVLVDFLVHWFKTNGRVDGADAGAS, encoded by the coding sequence GTGGATACGCTCACCCGCATGCGCGCCTTCATCGATGTGGTCGAGGCGGAAGGCTTTTCCGCCGCCGGCCGCAAGGTCGGCCGATCGAAGGCGCTCCTGTCGAAATATGTGCGCGAGCTGGAGGACGAGCTCGGCGTCCTGCTGCTCAACCGCACCACGCGCCAGTTCTCGCTCACCGAGGCGGGCCACACCTATTACAAACGCGCATCCGAACTCGTCCAGGAAATCGATGGTCTTCAGGAGATCGTCCGCGATACGTCGGGCGACGTGCGGGGCCGGATAAAACTGTCGGCGGCGCGCACCTTCGCCGATGCGCCGATCGGCCAGTCGCTGATCGACTTCGCCAAGGCTCATCCGGACATCGTGCTCGAAATCCATCTTGACGACCGTTTCGTCGATCTCGTCGAGGAGGGCTTCGACCTCGCCATCCGCATCACGCGGTTGGAAAACTCGTCGCTCATCGCGCGCCGGCTCGCCCCCTTCTCCATCCGGATCGTCGCGACGCCGGAACTGCTGGAAAGGCACGGCGTGCCCACCAAGCCGCAGGATCTGGCAAATCTGCCCTGCATCATCGACACAAACGGCCGCTGGCTGTCCAACTGGCAATTCCGCCGCATGAACGGCGACATCTATTCCGTTTCGGTCACTGGACCGCTCGAAGTGAACAGCCCGATGGCGACCCGCGCCGCCGCTCTGGCGAGCCTCGGTTTCTGCATCCTTCCCGATTTCATCGCCGAAGCCGACCTCAAGGCCGGACGCCTGGTCAGTGTGCTGGAAGACAGCCTGCCCACGAATGGCGGGATTTTTGCCATATACCCGCATCGGCGCTATCTTCCGGCGAAGGTGCGCGTTCTGGTGGACTTCCTCGTGCACTGGTTCAAGACGAACGGACGCGTCGACGGCGCAGATGCCGGCGCGTCCTAA
- a CDS encoding DUF1007 family protein: MRAQPRGAIGIGVLLAASVAATPAHVHPHVFAEARLEVDVDPAGTVTALKHVWRFDDVFSSTVLVEFDKNSDLKLDESELQDVSSTIYDSLNDFNYFQVVTLNGKDVAMQRPKKLIAAFENNQLMVLFQSQPKQPLKLGGKVDFGVYDPTFYTAIDFLDDDQMAVNGMPPGCTRAVIRPDPDEAIAQNQATLTEEFFNDPSGTDLSKIFATRLELTCQG, translated from the coding sequence ATGCGAGCCCAGCCGCGAGGAGCAATCGGGATCGGGGTGCTGCTGGCTGCAAGCGTGGCGGCGACGCCGGCTCACGTACATCCGCATGTATTCGCCGAGGCCCGGCTGGAAGTCGACGTCGATCCTGCCGGCACCGTCACGGCCCTGAAACACGTATGGCGCTTCGACGACGTCTTTTCGAGCACCGTCCTGGTCGAGTTCGACAAGAATTCGGATCTGAAGCTGGACGAGTCGGAATTGCAGGATGTCTCCAGTACCATCTATGACTCTCTGAATGACTTCAACTACTTCCAGGTCGTCACCCTGAACGGCAAGGACGTGGCGATGCAGAGACCGAAGAAGCTGATCGCCGCCTTCGAGAACAACCAGCTCATGGTGCTTTTCCAGTCCCAGCCGAAGCAGCCGTTGAAGCTCGGGGGCAAGGTCGATTTCGGCGTCTACGATCCCACCTTCTATACGGCGATCGATTTTCTCGACGATGACCAGATGGCCGTCAACGGCATGCCGCCAGGCTGCACGCGTGCCGTTATCCGTCCCGATCCGGACGAAGCCATCGCGCAGAATCAGGCGACGCTCACCGAAGAGTTCTTCAACGATCCGAGCGGCACCGACCTCAGCAAGATTTTCGCGACGAGGCTCGAGCTTACCTGCCAGGGCTGA